From Demequina capsici, one genomic window encodes:
- a CDS encoding TetR/AcrR family transcriptional regulator, translating to MSADDATRPLRARTRGPYKRSAETRASILAAATDVFTELGYRAGSMREIARRCGVDQSTVLHHFPDKSALLLELMTDRDRQADAVLAAQHADAPEQIPQAALALARHNAGTPGIIELYTLLAAESVTPDHPLGEFFRARIARVRGAFEDWFTRMADAGLLRDGVDPAFAAASFLALWEGAQLHWLIDPDGVDVVALLEDHLRLLLHEDVLPST from the coding sequence ATGAGCGCAGACGACGCGACGCGTCCGCTCCGTGCGCGCACCCGCGGCCCGTACAAGAGGTCCGCCGAGACCCGCGCGAGCATCCTCGCCGCCGCCACCGACGTCTTCACCGAGCTGGGCTACCGCGCAGGCTCCATGCGGGAGATCGCCCGCCGTTGCGGCGTGGACCAGTCGACCGTGCTGCACCACTTCCCCGACAAGTCCGCCCTGCTGCTCGAGCTGATGACGGACCGCGACCGGCAGGCGGACGCCGTGCTGGCTGCGCAGCATGCCGACGCGCCCGAGCAGATCCCGCAGGCGGCGCTCGCGCTCGCCCGGCACAACGCCGGCACACCGGGGATCATCGAGCTCTACACGCTGCTGGCCGCCGAGTCCGTGACCCCCGACCATCCCCTCGGCGAATTCTTCCGCGCACGGATCGCGCGTGTCCGCGGCGCGTTCGAGGACTGGTTCACGCGCATGGCCGACGCAGGCCTGCTGCGCGACGGCGTGGACCCCGCCTTCGCCGCCGCCTCCTTCCTGGCCCTGTGGGAGGGCGCGCAGCTGCACTGGCTGATCGACCCCGACGGCGTCGACGTCGTCGCCCTGCTGGAGGATCACCTCCGCCTGCTCCTTCACGAAGACGTGCTCCCGAGCACCTGA